The Legionella lansingensis DNA window GTACGACAGTAATAAGACTCTATTAAATCATAGTTTTAAGACACAAGGTTGGGGTCATTTTGACCCAACAATCTGTGGTGAGTTTAGATTTTTGTTGGGTCTAAAAGACCTGAGTGATCGTCACCTTTTTTTATACAGTTCATAAATTGCTCCCTATCTTTCGAGAGCTTATTTCAAGGATAGGATATCCAAGGCTCTCGATATCCCTTAGAGGCTTTTATTGCCACTTGGTCGCGTTTTATCCTTCCGTATTTCTTTCGTCCTTTAAGTATATGTTTATAGCTATAACAGTGCGCTTTTATGGGGTTTGTTTTGGCCACAAGAAGCTCACCTAAATAAGCTGCTTTATTCTTTATATGACCAAACCATTGCTTAACTGGTAAATAATCTGCTCCATCATGTATGCTTGTAAGACCTCGAATACGTCCAACATAGTCCCAACCTAAAGAAGCCACAGCTTTAAACCAAGGGTTTTTAAATCCAGCATCAGTAACTATGACCGGCTTACATTTGGAAGGTATTACCTTCTTTAACTGCTCTAAAAATTTCTGATGAACATTCGGATTATTTTCATACTGTTTCTCATGGATTTCTTCATATAGAACAATACCACGACCGATAGAAGCAAGAGATGCTCTTAAAATGCAAAATTCTCCTTGCTCAAAGCTCTAGCTGGAGTTTGGAACAGAAGACCAATCGACAACAATAATGGGATGAGGGTAGGCTCTAAAAGCCAGTGAGAAAGCGAAGAATATATATCTCTATTGAGTTATTTTGGTAATAAGTATTTGCAAGACAACGATCCACGCGGCGTATACATGAACGCTCTTGGGTACCTAATTTGCCACTTAAATCTCTTCCTACGAGAGTAAGCTTTGTCTTTTTAGTGCAAATAATAGATTCAATTAAGGGTGAAAGAGAGCTAATGCGACTTAAATGAATTGAATGTTGAAGTAAAGTGTATAGAATACTGCTGACAGACATGATAATACCTCTAGTTGTATCGTCGAAAATTCAATTAGATCAGGGATGTTCATGTCTGTCATTCAGTTTTTTTAATAACTAAATGTTATTTAAATAAATTTTATCACAAAAAGTGACGATACCTCAGGTCATTTTGACCCAACAAGCTATGGTGAATTTAGATTTTTGTTGGGTCTAAAGACTCAACCTACCTTGATTCCTTGCTTTTAATGATTATCAAACAATAGCTAAAAGCCGACACAAATGTTTACACTAAATACCTCGTGACTTAAAATGTGCCAAATTGATTAATGCGCGTTTGAGGTTGTTTATGTTTGGCGATTTATTCAAAAGTTCAATAATGCTAAGTATTCAGTATTACTCAAGTCAAACTTATCAGGCTGCAGTAGGTTTTCTAGGACAAATGGAACGATTTGGATTTGGCTATACTAGAGAATTTTTTCATGATCCTAAATCGATGATCCAAACATTAACGTCTAATGCACGAAGCAGTGAGGCGGGTTATAGCGTTGTTAGCTTGGGATATTTGGGTGGAAACTATGCAGTTATCACGCCAAAGTCTCAATCTCAACTTGTTGAATTACTAAATCAATTTGACAAAGAAAAATCGGGTCGAAGAGGACATGCCTCTTTTAAATTTTTTTCTGGCAACGAATTTTTTATTATTTCAGATACGGGACATAATGCTATGTCATCGCGAAAAAATTTGTCTCGTTTTCTTACCCCATCCAGACTAGTTAATCCCACTATTACAGAAATAGAAAAAAGTGTAGATTCTGATACAGATATCCAAATCCGTCATGCCGTCTGTGGTATCGTTCGCGCTGTTATGGTGGAAAATATGCTGAGCATCAAGCAATTACCAGACAATACTTATAATGTGATGGAGTCTTATAGGAATGATGTAAAGCGCTGGGGCGCGTTCCCTTTCCCTGAATTGCTTAATTTTATGCCGAGTTTAAGACAAAAACGAGATGCTTATAGAACTTTTTCGAGAGGCATTTTGGAGCAAGAATTTGAAAAACTTGTTGAAGTACTTCATACAGACGAGCATCCGGGAAACACAAATTTAATTGCTGCCTCTGTAGTTGGTTTATTTAGAGACGAAAACCCAGACCTTTCAGATGGGGAACTGTCGTCTGCCATAAAATCGTTATCTACTGAAGAGATTAGAAGATATTTTGAAAATCCCATCGTTCAATCACTTCCGATGATACTAAAGGCTGCAGACAACTTAACTGATGCCATTGTACTATGTCTGCTACAAATTGCATCAGATCCCAGTAAACTTGAGATACTTCGCGATGAAATTGATAGATCGAATTTGGTGATAGAAGAAGGATTAGATGTTAGAGCTCTTAAATCGTTACCCATATTAGATGCTTTTTATAAGGAATCCGTACGGTTTGATGCACCCGTTGTGGTGCCCAGGTATACCCAAAGTGGATATTCATCTGATTCAATGACCATACCACCCAATACCATGGTTATATTTGATTTGCAGGCTTTATCCAGAGGCGAACAATACTGGACTAATCCTGAGGAGTTTGACCCTACACGCTTTTTGCAACCTGAGCAAAAGCACGTTGCTGAAGAGGAAGGTACAAGTGCTAAAAATAATCGTCATATTGTAGGCCAATTTCCGTTTGTGCCTTTTTCTGTAGGGCTGCGTAATTGCCCAGCATTTGCAGTGACAGAAGCTTTATTTAAAGTGGCTATTGCTAAATTTGTTTCAAATTACGACCTTCAATTTGTCAAAAAAGGCGATGACGATTCAACATTGCATGTTACGTCCAGAGATAAGTTTTTTGGAACTATGCTGACCTAACAAGTCATAAAGTAGCAAGCGTAATGAAATGGATCCATCTCATTATGCTTGCTAAAGACCCCCAACCTACCTTGCTTCCCAAGCGGTAAAAAGGAGGAGAATTAGCCTAATAGGCGGCCTATGGTCAATCCTTTCGCTTCACCGGTACCATTTTTTATATGGTCATCAATTAGATTTTCTTGATTTAAGAAACGAGATACTAATGGATGACGAGTTTGATCTCTTAAATTTTTATATAAATCACCCAAGAGTCCTTTATTGTTATAGGTTGCAATGGTTTCAACTAATTGTAATTTATCTTGATGAGTAGCGTATTTATTCAAAATACTTTCAAATGTTTGAATCACCGATAAATTAATATTGGTATTAAAGTCTAGTTGCTGTAATGCTTCTTGCTCATATTTGTTTAAAGTCTTAACATTTTTTATGGGGTGGTAGGCGGTAAAATCAATTGTCCAGATAGCTTGATCACAAGCAGTCTTGGCAAATATTATGGCATAACCCAATACTTTTTGGCTTATATCTCCAGAGGTTAATTTGTCCGTGGTGTTTAATAAATTGAAGGTATTATGTACCAGACCTATGAGTGTTTCTATAGGTATTTCACCATCCGATGCAAAAAGTTTTTCAAGGGCCTGTATTGTTTGATCAATATTAGCTTTAACAAGTGATGAATCTTGAGATTGTTGAGAGTGTTTTGAAAAATAATCATCCACCATTTTGTGTAAAATATCAGTATACCATTTCATAAAATAACCTATTTGTTTGCATTTGAGTCAAACATTGTACAATTTAATTATTATGAAAATATTAAGTTATTGAAACGGAAACAATTCCCATGAACCTGTGGATGGTCCAATGACTAACCAATTTCCCCTTTCAGATTGAAAATAAACATCATTCGTGCGATTGTCTTTATACATATTGGACTTCATCAAAACATTTTCTGCTACGAATCTTGCTCTACCAATACCAACAATCTGGCCAACTTCAAGGTCATCTGTCGCTTCGAGCACTACAGCCGCAATATTCCCAGTTTCAGTATCTATTAAAAGATTGGTGGAGTGTAGTTCGCTACCTTCTTCCCAT harbors:
- a CDS encoding cytochrome P450; translation: MFGDLFKSSIMLSIQYYSSQTYQAAVGFLGQMERFGFGYTREFFHDPKSMIQTLTSNARSSEAGYSVVSLGYLGGNYAVITPKSQSQLVELLNQFDKEKSGRRGHASFKFFSGNEFFIISDTGHNAMSSRKNLSRFLTPSRLVNPTITEIEKSVDSDTDIQIRHAVCGIVRAVMVENMLSIKQLPDNTYNVMESYRNDVKRWGAFPFPELLNFMPSLRQKRDAYRTFSRGILEQEFEKLVEVLHTDEHPGNTNLIAASVVGLFRDENPDLSDGELSSAIKSLSTEEIRRYFENPIVQSLPMILKAADNLTDAIVLCLLQIASDPSKLEILRDEIDRSNLVIEEGLDVRALKSLPILDAFYKESVRFDAPVVVPRYTQSGYSSDSMTIPPNTMVIFDLQALSRGEQYWTNPEEFDPTRFLQPEQKHVAEEEGTSAKNNRHIVGQFPFVPFSVGLRNCPAFAVTEALFKVAIAKFVSNYDLQFVKKGDDDSTLHVTSRDKFFGTMLT
- a CDS encoding transposase; protein product: MLRASLASIGRGIVLYEEIHEKQYENNPNVHQKFLEQLKKVIPSKCKPVIVTDAGFKNPWFKAVASLGWDYVGRIRGLTSIHDGADYLPVKQWFGHIKNKAAYLGELLVAKTNPIKAHCYSYKHILKGRKKYGRIKRDQVAIKASKGYREPWISYP